In Paraburkholderia sprentiae WSM5005, a genomic segment contains:
- a CDS encoding sigma-70 family RNA polymerase sigma factor, with the protein MDVRDELMEHVPRLRRYARALINNRELADDLVQDTLERALGRTRLFQPGTDLRAWLFTIMHNVFANQARKASARAVHIAVDDDSIAESELAVPSGQTRSLEMRDLDYALQRLPVEQREVVLLVGLEEMSYADVALALNIPIGTVMSRLSRGRERLRALMAGTQPSAKLQVVR; encoded by the coding sequence ATGGATGTCCGTGACGAGCTGATGGAGCACGTGCCGCGTCTGCGGCGCTATGCGCGGGCGCTGATCAACAATCGCGAGCTCGCCGACGACCTCGTGCAGGACACGCTCGAACGCGCGCTCGGCCGCACCCGTCTGTTCCAGCCGGGCACCGATCTGCGCGCGTGGCTGTTCACGATCATGCACAACGTCTTCGCGAATCAGGCGCGCAAGGCGTCGGCGCGCGCGGTCCACATCGCGGTCGACGACGACAGCATCGCCGAAAGCGAGCTCGCGGTGCCGTCGGGCCAGACCCGTTCGCTCGAAATGCGCGACCTCGATTACGCGCTGCAGCGACTGCCCGTCGAGCAGCGCGAGGTGGTGCTGCTGGTCGGTCTCGAGGAGATGAGCTATGCCGATGTCGCACTCGCGCTGAACATTCCGATCGGCACGGTGATGTCGCGGCTGTCGCGCGGACGCGAACGGCTGCGGGCTTTGATGGCGGGCACCCAGCCCAGCGCGAAATTACAGGTGGTGCGATGA
- a CDS encoding anti-sigma factor family protein, whose amino-acid sequence MSEPQMPIGEEDLHAYVDGTLSGERRDELERTLEQNPELAARVSDYFSLNGLLHERYDRVLSEPVPKRLLASTPRRTRLAANWPRFAAQFGAMAAALVLGMGIGMHRNDLIAPVAIDQPGTAADTRAGNRAVSADSAEGFARQAALAHVVYMPAIERPSDMNADHEQDFVQWLANRLGTQVHPPMLSKSGFMLSGGRLLPGDDGPTAQFMYRGRNGERVTLCIAHRRENANTTAFRLYQAGPVNVFYWVDGDFGYAVSGGIDRKALLQLAHDVYAQLTGAAPG is encoded by the coding sequence ATGAGCGAGCCGCAAATGCCGATCGGCGAAGAAGACTTGCACGCGTACGTGGACGGCACGCTGTCCGGCGAGCGGCGCGACGAGCTCGAGCGCACGCTCGAACAGAATCCGGAACTGGCCGCGCGCGTCAGCGATTACTTTTCGCTCAATGGTCTGCTTCACGAGCGCTACGACCGCGTGCTCAGCGAGCCCGTGCCGAAGCGTCTGCTGGCGAGCACGCCGCGCCGCACGCGGCTGGCCGCGAACTGGCCGCGGTTTGCCGCGCAATTCGGGGCTATGGCCGCGGCGCTCGTGCTTGGCATGGGCATCGGCATGCACAGAAACGATCTGATCGCACCCGTTGCGATCGATCAACCCGGCACGGCCGCCGACACTCGAGCGGGAAATCGTGCGGTCAGCGCGGACAGCGCCGAAGGTTTCGCGCGCCAGGCGGCGCTCGCGCATGTCGTCTACATGCCGGCGATCGAGCGGCCGAGCGACATGAACGCCGATCACGAACAGGACTTCGTGCAATGGCTCGCGAACCGGCTCGGCACGCAAGTTCACCCGCCGATGCTGTCGAAGAGCGGCTTCATGCTGTCGGGCGGCCGTCTGCTGCCCGGCGACGACGGCCCGACAGCGCAGTTCATGTATCGCGGACGGAACGGCGAGCGCGTCACGCTGTGCATCGCGCATCGGCGCGAGAACGCGAACACGACGGCGTTCAGGCTGTATCAGGCGGGGCCTGTGAACGTGTTCTACTGGGTCGACGGCGACTTCGGCTATGCGGTGTCGGGCGGGATCGATCGCAAGGCGCTGTTGCAGCTCGCGCATGATGTCTATGCGCAGTTGACGGGAGCGGCGCCTGGTTGA
- a CDS encoding AraC family transcriptional regulator has product MNAVTPIPAPAPHSGSRVAVRTSRALGWHGFGAELVNVSAGLHRLPAFGHHRVGVHVGAPVTARCLCDAHRHTRIQAHGDADVIPAGLEGEWNDDAACTIFSIWFAEDFARRTVEQLALKSVDAQLRPRFQMRDPRFQHLAWALRAELEAPDASDPLYAESLCTAMLVRLIGAESVSDNRRRTLAPRTAARVIEFIDAHLDQRLTLDELAAQVHLSVPHFKALFRDTLGVPVHRYVVQRRVERARTLLLQGQLSASRIALDTGFAHQSHMAQWMSRLLGITPRELRVAARDDVATSAQQTTRR; this is encoded by the coding sequence ATGAACGCCGTCACCCCGATTCCTGCGCCTGCGCCGCACAGCGGCTCGCGCGTCGCCGTACGCACGAGCAGGGCGCTAGGCTGGCACGGCTTCGGTGCGGAACTGGTCAACGTGTCGGCCGGTTTGCATCGGCTGCCCGCGTTTGGCCATCATCGCGTGGGCGTGCATGTCGGCGCGCCGGTGACTGCGCGCTGTCTGTGCGATGCGCACCGCCACACGCGAATTCAGGCGCACGGCGACGCGGACGTAATTCCCGCAGGACTCGAAGGTGAGTGGAACGATGACGCCGCGTGCACGATTTTCAGCATCTGGTTTGCCGAGGACTTCGCGCGACGAACCGTCGAGCAACTCGCGCTGAAATCGGTCGACGCGCAGTTACGTCCGCGCTTTCAGATGCGCGATCCGCGCTTTCAGCATCTCGCGTGGGCGTTGCGCGCGGAACTCGAAGCGCCCGACGCATCCGATCCGCTCTACGCCGAAAGTCTGTGTACGGCGATGCTAGTGCGTCTGATCGGTGCCGAGTCCGTGTCCGACAACCGGCGGCGCACGCTCGCGCCGCGCACGGCCGCACGCGTGATCGAGTTTATCGACGCGCATCTCGATCAGCGTCTGACGCTCGACGAGCTCGCCGCGCAGGTGCACCTGAGCGTGCCGCATTTCAAGGCGCTGTTTCGCGACACGCTCGGCGTGCCGGTGCATCGGTACGTGGTGCAGCGCAGGGTGGAGCGCGCGCGAACGCTGCTGCTGCAAGGACAACTCAGCGCAAGCCGGATCGCGCTCGATACCGGCTTCGCGCATCAGAGCCATATGGCGCAGTGGATGTCGCGTCTGCTCGGCATAACGCCGCGCGAACTGCGCGTCGCCGCGCGCGATGACGTGGCGACGTCGGCGCAGCAGACGACACGCCGTTAA
- a CDS encoding NmrA family NAD(P)-binding protein, translating to MFVIFGATGHVGHASAAALRRAGHEVRAVVRDATQADTLAAIGCEIALADLNDADSVARAIDGAHAVQWLCPVPREHADPAAAMRQIIDTGVAAFRAAAPPRLLALSDYGAEHADGTGITTLFHYLETQLRTVPAPLTLLRAAEHMQNWARVLPVALDRGVLPSLHDPLDKLFPTVAAQDVGELAAQLLVDGGPARATPRVVSIEGKERVSALDVARTLAELSERPVVAHQVPRDEWTAVLRGAGLGERHAQLIVDLYDAHNAGRIDVEANISERRFGATTLKQVLREQLSRVADAQTAAR from the coding sequence GTGTTCGTCATATTCGGAGCTACCGGTCATGTGGGACATGCGAGCGCCGCCGCACTGCGTCGCGCGGGCCATGAAGTACGCGCGGTGGTGCGCGATGCAACGCAAGCCGACACGCTCGCGGCGATCGGTTGCGAGATCGCGCTCGCCGACCTGAACGATGCGGACTCGGTCGCGCGCGCGATCGACGGTGCGCACGCAGTGCAATGGCTTTGTCCGGTGCCGCGCGAGCATGCCGATCCGGCGGCCGCGATGCGGCAGATCATCGACACGGGCGTCGCCGCTTTCCGCGCGGCCGCGCCGCCGCGACTCCTCGCGCTATCGGACTACGGCGCCGAGCACGCGGACGGCACCGGCATCACGACGCTGTTCCACTACCTCGAAACGCAGTTGCGTACCGTCCCTGCACCGCTGACCTTGCTGCGCGCCGCCGAGCACATGCAGAACTGGGCGCGCGTGCTGCCGGTCGCGCTCGATCGCGGCGTGCTGCCGAGTCTGCACGATCCGCTCGACAAGCTGTTTCCGACCGTCGCTGCGCAGGACGTCGGCGAACTCGCCGCACAATTGCTGGTCGATGGCGGGCCTGCGCGAGCGACGCCGCGGGTGGTCAGTATCGAAGGGAAAGAGCGGGTGAGCGCGCTCGACGTCGCGCGCACCCTGGCGGAGTTGTCGGAGCGGCCGGTCGTTGCCCACCAGGTGCCGCGCGACGAATGGACTGCCGTGCTGCGCGGCGCCGGGCTCGGTGAGCGGCATGCGCAATTGATCGTCGATCTGTATGACGCGCACAACGCGGGCCGCATCGACGTCGAGGCGAACATCAGCGAGCGACGCTTTGGCGCCACGACGTTGAAACAGGTGCTGAGGGAGCAGCTATCGCGCGTGGCCGATGCACAAACGGCGGCGCGTTGA
- a CDS encoding DUF3732 domain-containing protein yields the protein MSDKVRDMAGSLSQAHFSPDPVPGDGLTQEKIDSDRLAVKRLYGQVFDVVESLKGKFQVIITDHLDFSDDARFQAALRERW from the coding sequence ATGAGCGATAAGGTACGGGATATGGCTGGATCATTGTCGCAAGCGCATTTTTCGCCCGATCCGGTGCCTGGCGATGGGTTGACGCAGGAAAAGATCGACTCGGATCGTCTGGCGGTGAAGCGATTGTACGGCCAGGTTTTTGACGTCGTGGAGAGCCTTAAAGGTAAGTTCCAGGTGATCATCACTGATCACCTGGACTTTAGCGACGATGCACGATTCCAGGCGGCCTTGCGTGAACGGTGGTGA
- a CDS encoding ApeA N-terminal domain 1-containing protein — MFTEEHKHAVEFHHDELGSLGEGKLSFGCGRQVSGQLPLTSPIPHSDTAYSLGVVHAIADNGKTYTLHGCKAYGLTIYADYLIAGKVSDPQFQSVSIRYCDISEWFLQWRRIKGNVGEELTWIELPQQISVMFMEGRREFNLTTEYEGDVTSSGEDHVIHEHIEFALMQTGGTLTLDDARNKAMEIACLLSILIAHPVSIVNMHVEIADTKRFHRLYFPTFQPVPRDTSDSEFVHSCFTQKHLLDGHWQVIIQNYYRSPHRAIRWTRLAGMQRYDGFWEYKVLGYISLLDSYVSHHAGRGGGSLTPPSQEKMSRIRDELGRLSSRLDQVASDKILDVISQTFSFSREPRFPEKYQAAIAATDGDIVKIVNIRERDFRLIKRVRDKVAHGEDIGLEDGDLDQIGTLVSRIELLLTYWAYLDFGLSKAEFLEGLSNPRCRLRRYAQIDEKHLARVARTAEFFEVPSATFRALSSRKGLGAFACFLEGPGRQIAFADHFWQKQKDWHNARHTGMFTAEQIFGVKATAVRHVPHLFIECGDDSLEFHGVHIFDSSRLEPS, encoded by the coding sequence ATGTTCACTGAAGAACACAAACACGCGGTGGAGTTTCATCACGATGAACTGGGCAGCTTAGGCGAGGGGAAGTTGTCGTTTGGATGTGGTCGGCAAGTAAGCGGTCAATTGCCGCTTACGAGTCCGATTCCTCATTCGGATACCGCGTATTCACTTGGCGTGGTGCACGCAATAGCCGACAACGGGAAAACATATACCCTTCACGGGTGCAAAGCGTACGGCCTTACGATCTATGCCGACTACCTAATAGCCGGGAAGGTCTCTGATCCCCAGTTCCAGAGCGTGAGCATCCGCTACTGCGACATATCCGAATGGTTTCTCCAGTGGCGCCGCATCAAGGGAAACGTCGGCGAAGAGCTGACTTGGATCGAATTGCCACAGCAAATATCTGTGATGTTCATGGAGGGTCGGCGGGAATTTAACCTGACCACAGAATACGAGGGCGATGTTACATCAAGTGGTGAAGATCACGTGATTCACGAACACATCGAGTTCGCGCTCATGCAGACAGGCGGCACCCTCACGCTGGATGATGCGCGGAACAAGGCAATGGAAATTGCCTGCCTGCTTTCAATCTTGATTGCCCACCCGGTGTCGATCGTGAACATGCACGTAGAGATTGCTGACACGAAGCGATTCCATCGGCTGTATTTCCCCACGTTCCAGCCGGTCCCCCGAGATACGTCAGACAGCGAATTCGTGCACAGCTGCTTTACGCAGAAGCATTTACTCGATGGGCATTGGCAGGTAATCATTCAAAATTACTATCGTTCTCCACATCGCGCGATACGGTGGACCCGCCTGGCCGGGATGCAGCGATACGATGGTTTCTGGGAGTACAAGGTACTCGGCTATATCAGCCTGCTCGACAGCTATGTTAGCCATCACGCGGGTCGGGGCGGCGGGTCACTGACACCGCCCAGTCAGGAGAAAATGAGCAGGATTCGGGACGAGCTTGGCCGTTTGAGTTCTAGGCTCGATCAAGTGGCGAGCGACAAGATACTTGATGTGATTAGCCAGACATTTTCGTTTAGCAGGGAGCCGCGGTTTCCCGAGAAGTACCAGGCAGCAATTGCTGCTACAGACGGAGATATCGTGAAGATAGTCAATATTCGGGAGCGAGACTTCCGGTTGATCAAGAGAGTTCGCGACAAGGTTGCTCACGGAGAAGATATTGGGCTCGAAGATGGTGACCTTGACCAGATAGGCACGCTCGTCAGCCGCATCGAGCTGTTGTTAACTTACTGGGCGTATCTCGATTTCGGTCTGTCGAAAGCTGAGTTCCTTGAGGGGCTGAGTAACCCCAGGTGCCGTCTTCGCCGGTACGCGCAGATCGACGAGAAACACCTCGCACGGGTAGCCAGGACAGCAGAATTCTTCGAGGTGCCGTCAGCGACATTTCGCGCACTATCGTCACGGAAGGGCTTGGGTGCTTTCGCCTGCTTTCTGGAGGGCCCCGGTCGCCAGATCGCATTTGCAGACCACTTCTGGCAAAAGCAAAAGGACTGGCACAACGCGCGCCACACGGGCATGTTTACGGCGGAACAAATCTTTGGTGTGAAAGCCACGGCGGTTCGGCATGTGCCCCATCTGTTCATCGAGTGTGGGGACGACAGCCTTGAGTTTCACGGTGTGCACATCTTTGACAGCTCTCGTCTTGAACCATCGTAA
- a CDS encoding NACHT domain-containing protein, with amino-acid sequence MQQANAGFPLDDVIIHALDASGSAATLEIQVKRTITFAASDAVFRKVVGQIVATSRRPGFWSQRVEMAIATSRGSRKIDGPYQDVLALARQTGDGHTFAAQIKLAGAANDDMRTLVKTFQSHLKDEGAPYDDVTIWQLLRRLQILTFDFAAPGSVSKELARERVVRTLHADDAARADALWGNLIELAINVGKNGGDRTRGTLLESLVPLGFRFVGDRRHAKARVALAEDARLALADIGNKVGKVVLTRHERVAAVHEAFDRGHYVEIRGDAGVGKSGVLRQIAESLQNEAQIMVLSPGRCVPRGWSAMRAQLDFEGTLRDLLVELANDGGVVVFLDNLDSFNEEERRTVIDIIREAARVPGVAVLATARPDFGVDEPSWLPSDALDQLTRAEPVAIDELSKAEIGQLIASEPALAPLLSDNHPARQVTRNLFRLARLASRPLTEPLPRTEIDMAEQWWSTADGKRDSGWRDRSRLLHDMARQALSHRDALDVRSLAASPIDALVDSGTLRNLGADQVAFRHDVLCEWAIANALRADISLIDTLNLERPASATLARGVELAARMAIERDTDGTAWHALLERLSRGSAHKSWRRAVLLALVRSEAAGAILLRAQTVLLGDHARLLRELVRTVLAVEVVPASKVFAAAGIDPALIPAGLNVPRGRVWVDLVLWLLSLGNAIPGKAIPEVVDLYTGFSAGTLGATAITPLITRQLYVWLRQMEPLNTPTNPDAGSISGGQFEPGQAQSLRDDLRMGFVMFARTTPELAAEYLQAVAQTEHNERLVRSILKIHGSLAQAAPTDLAKLTAQALISKQRRRDRYSGREREEPFTFLDHEFLPASPAQGPFLELLVNSAQDGLMLVRNLVSHAVAHGSRGRDAGTDVINIALPDGLRTFPWTQTYLWSRNGRSNCVTSALMALEAWAHLRLDAGEPFESVLTDVLGPPGSCAAYLLVATDLIISHWPKSAGVAAAFLSCPELLCLDHTRLVHDQIGTSDFLAMGGSGAEPRGRASAAELQQKVSRRNSLDSLIGNYALTVIPDQLTKLTLLLRGAAQRLGPAGPQANLGDPEFMVLHALNLADPSNWHEGEVTLADGSTVRGRQYVSPDAEQRHLVVLRGAAEEECSDFAMQTAISMAIDNPSRLSLEQRLTAVAWASRVVPKASEQTGDDSEDASHRARQEAVLVAAMMVMRDGDDSLRAEYGAWARDQLEQAFKSGDDDPVLQIRSGLRFNPIAIAYVGLIHALRHSNSPDHVRALLEVAACPRHAAAHGLGAAVTVLESADERLLRALLRCALHSCVVPDRRWDLSDEEIAALAARRNASAKSTVDAEMKWLAGVESEPAWPAFPPERVRPRYGIRLRDEHLEEDDDKAVPDRDEISHEEHVNHQAAALWLRQVRGIGNANSHRWLRDIARAYMPWTIRANGGELDRGEEAENEPSDWNNVFFDLVARCVVGLTFAEADDLIVKPITGLPDRNFFDVLADFLRSLDAVSFGGDDLQESVAVGVRSALADRMMASSGWRRLSGKMDASIEIHIGPAIATLFFNDHHFVQSTKCYLHEKGIDRVASYFPVLDLLVQSAPSPFVALVLLNLLGVSPRTDQLGLLVRAAKVWLGAYPDSRSFWNDHGFGKRWCQIAERIYAVDAQSFAGNAAVHADIESIVAEMISLGVPEASRLEVFLSGGQR; translated from the coding sequence TTGCAGCAAGCCAATGCCGGTTTTCCGCTCGACGATGTCATCATCCACGCACTCGATGCCTCCGGGAGCGCAGCAACGCTCGAAATTCAGGTCAAGCGCACAATTACGTTCGCTGCCAGCGACGCCGTATTCCGGAAGGTCGTTGGGCAAATCGTCGCGACTTCGCGCCGGCCGGGCTTTTGGTCTCAGCGCGTCGAGATGGCCATAGCGACGAGTAGGGGATCACGCAAGATCGATGGCCCTTATCAGGATGTGCTTGCACTCGCGCGGCAGACAGGTGACGGACACACATTCGCTGCGCAGATCAAACTCGCAGGCGCCGCAAACGATGACATGCGCACGCTCGTCAAGACGTTCCAGAGTCATTTGAAGGATGAAGGGGCGCCGTATGATGACGTCACAATCTGGCAGCTTTTGCGCCGCCTTCAAATTCTCACTTTCGACTTTGCGGCACCAGGTTCTGTGTCCAAGGAGCTGGCGCGCGAGCGTGTAGTCCGTACGTTGCACGCAGACGATGCAGCGCGCGCCGATGCTCTATGGGGCAACCTCATCGAATTGGCCATCAACGTGGGCAAGAACGGTGGAGATAGAACCAGGGGTACCCTGCTGGAATCGTTAGTGCCACTCGGGTTCCGATTTGTCGGAGACCGTCGGCACGCAAAAGCCCGCGTCGCCCTTGCGGAAGATGCACGCCTGGCTCTTGCGGACATTGGCAACAAGGTCGGCAAGGTAGTGCTAACAAGGCATGAACGGGTTGCGGCGGTGCACGAGGCGTTTGACCGTGGACACTATGTGGAGATTCGCGGAGACGCAGGCGTCGGCAAGTCAGGTGTTCTACGTCAGATTGCAGAGTCGCTGCAGAATGAGGCGCAGATTATGGTTCTCAGCCCGGGGCGATGTGTCCCGCGAGGCTGGTCCGCGATGCGCGCACAGCTTGACTTTGAGGGCACACTTCGCGATTTGCTGGTCGAACTGGCAAACGATGGGGGCGTTGTTGTTTTTCTGGATAATCTCGATTCCTTCAACGAAGAAGAACGTCGCACGGTCATCGATATCATCCGGGAAGCCGCACGGGTTCCAGGCGTGGCGGTTCTCGCAACCGCAAGACCCGATTTCGGCGTCGACGAGCCGAGCTGGCTACCCAGTGATGCTCTGGATCAACTGACGCGGGCTGAGCCGGTGGCAATCGACGAGTTGAGCAAAGCCGAAATCGGGCAACTCATAGCCAGCGAACCAGCGCTGGCTCCGCTCCTCAGTGACAATCACCCCGCGCGACAGGTCACCAGAAACCTGTTCCGGCTCGCGCGGCTCGCAAGTCGGCCTTTGACGGAACCGCTGCCTCGTACCGAGATCGACATGGCCGAGCAGTGGTGGAGCACCGCAGATGGCAAGCGAGACAGTGGTTGGCGTGACCGTTCGCGGCTACTCCATGACATGGCCCGGCAGGCTTTATCACACCGCGATGCTCTTGATGTCCGTTCGTTAGCCGCTTCGCCAATCGACGCATTGGTCGATAGTGGTACCCTGCGCAATCTCGGAGCCGACCAGGTAGCCTTCCGTCACGACGTGCTATGCGAATGGGCGATTGCAAATGCACTCCGGGCGGATATTTCGCTAATCGACACATTGAACCTCGAGCGGCCTGCATCAGCGACGCTCGCACGGGGAGTCGAACTCGCTGCCAGAATGGCGATTGAGCGGGACACGGATGGCACTGCGTGGCATGCTCTTCTTGAACGCTTGAGTCGTGGATCCGCCCACAAATCATGGCGGCGCGCAGTGCTCCTCGCGCTCGTGCGTTCAGAAGCCGCCGGCGCGATACTGCTGCGGGCTCAAACAGTGTTGCTTGGCGATCACGCCCGGCTACTTCGTGAGCTTGTCCGAACGGTCCTGGCCGTCGAAGTCGTTCCAGCGTCAAAAGTGTTTGCTGCCGCTGGTATCGATCCTGCTCTCATCCCGGCCGGCCTCAACGTACCGCGCGGGCGCGTGTGGGTTGATCTGGTCCTATGGCTTCTGAGCCTGGGCAATGCGATTCCCGGCAAAGCTATCCCCGAGGTTGTGGACCTGTACACAGGCTTCTCTGCCGGTACACTTGGTGCGACGGCTATTACGCCGCTAATCACGCGACAGCTCTATGTCTGGCTCAGGCAGATGGAGCCGCTGAACACTCCGACCAACCCAGATGCTGGCTCCATATCCGGTGGGCAATTTGAACCAGGGCAGGCGCAATCCCTGCGGGACGATTTGCGCATGGGATTCGTCATGTTCGCACGGACAACGCCGGAACTCGCGGCCGAGTACCTGCAGGCGGTTGCGCAGACCGAACATAACGAAAGGCTTGTGCGAAGCATCCTGAAGATCCATGGCTCTCTGGCGCAAGCCGCGCCAACCGATTTGGCCAAACTGACCGCGCAGGCGTTGATCAGCAAACAGCGACGCCGTGATCGTTACTCGGGTCGCGAACGCGAAGAGCCCTTTACGTTTCTCGACCACGAATTTTTACCCGCTTCCCCTGCGCAAGGCCCGTTTCTCGAACTGCTGGTGAACTCAGCGCAAGACGGTCTTATGCTCGTCCGCAATCTGGTGAGCCACGCAGTGGCGCATGGAAGCAGGGGCCGTGACGCAGGTACAGACGTGATCAACATTGCGCTTCCCGATGGTCTACGAACTTTTCCGTGGACACAGACCTACCTGTGGTCGCGGAACGGCCGCTCCAATTGCGTGACCTCAGCGCTGATGGCGCTCGAAGCCTGGGCGCATCTTCGCCTTGACGCTGGCGAGCCTTTCGAGTCCGTCCTTACAGACGTGCTGGGCCCGCCAGGGTCGTGTGCCGCCTACCTGCTTGTCGCAACGGATCTCATAATTTCGCACTGGCCGAAATCCGCCGGGGTGGCCGCAGCGTTTCTCTCATGCCCGGAGTTGTTGTGCCTTGATCACACGCGACTGGTGCATGACCAGATCGGGACGTCGGATTTTCTTGCCATGGGCGGGTCTGGCGCCGAGCCGCGCGGCAGGGCAAGTGCGGCCGAACTCCAGCAGAAGGTCTCGAGGCGCAACAGTCTCGACAGTCTGATCGGGAATTACGCTCTGACGGTCATACCCGATCAATTGACCAAACTGACGTTGCTATTGCGGGGGGCGGCGCAGCGGCTTGGACCCGCTGGCCCTCAAGCCAACCTCGGTGATCCGGAGTTCATGGTTCTGCATGCGCTGAACCTTGCCGATCCATCTAACTGGCACGAAGGCGAGGTGACGCTAGCAGATGGCTCCACGGTGAGAGGACGCCAGTATGTATCACCGGACGCAGAGCAGCGCCACCTGGTGGTGTTGAGAGGTGCTGCGGAGGAGGAGTGCTCGGACTTCGCCATGCAGACCGCGATCAGCATGGCAATCGACAATCCCTCGCGCCTCTCGCTGGAGCAGCGATTGACTGCGGTCGCTTGGGCGAGCCGTGTGGTTCCGAAGGCATCAGAGCAAACGGGAGACGATAGCGAAGATGCCTCGCATCGTGCGCGACAGGAGGCGGTACTTGTTGCAGCCATGATGGTCATGCGCGACGGGGACGACAGTTTGCGGGCCGAGTATGGCGCGTGGGCACGCGATCAGCTCGAACAGGCGTTCAAGTCCGGCGATGACGACCCTGTGCTTCAGATCCGGAGCGGCCTTCGTTTCAATCCGATTGCCATAGCCTACGTCGGATTGATACATGCGCTGCGGCACAGCAATTCGCCGGATCATGTCCGTGCGTTGCTGGAGGTCGCTGCCTGCCCGCGTCATGCCGCCGCTCACGGGTTGGGCGCGGCGGTGACGGTACTGGAGTCGGCTGACGAAAGATTGTTGCGCGCACTGCTGCGATGCGCGCTCCATTCATGCGTTGTGCCCGACCGCCGCTGGGACCTGTCTGACGAAGAAATTGCTGCGCTTGCTGCGCGACGCAACGCGTCAGCCAAGAGCACCGTTGACGCGGAAATGAAGTGGCTGGCCGGAGTTGAATCTGAACCGGCCTGGCCTGCCTTTCCGCCCGAACGGGTGCGTCCGAGGTACGGAATTCGATTGCGCGATGAACATCTTGAAGAAGATGACGATAAAGCGGTACCTGATAGGGATGAAATTTCGCACGAAGAGCACGTGAATCATCAGGCAGCTGCGCTCTGGCTACGGCAGGTGCGCGGGATCGGCAATGCCAATTCACATCGGTGGCTGCGCGATATCGCCAGGGCCTATATGCCATGGACGATTCGAGCTAATGGCGGCGAGCTGGATCGCGGCGAAGAAGCAGAGAATGAACCTTCGGATTGGAACAATGTGTTCTTCGACCTGGTCGCGCGATGCGTAGTCGGATTGACGTTCGCCGAGGCGGATGATCTGATCGTCAAGCCGATTACAGGTCTGCCAGACAGAAATTTTTTCGACGTTCTTGCAGACTTCCTGCGCAGCCTTGACGCAGTTTCTTTCGGTGGCGACGATTTGCAGGAGTCTGTCGCTGTAGGTGTCCGGTCGGCGCTTGCAGATCGGATGATGGCAAGTAGTGGATGGAGGCGCCTGAGCGGAAAGATGGATGCTTCCATTGAGATCCATATCGGACCGGCAATTGCCACGTTATTCTTTAACGATCACCACTTCGTTCAGAGCACAAAATGCTATCTCCATGAGAAGGGTATCGATCGCGTCGCTTCATATTTCCCGGTACTTGATCTGCTAGTTCAGTCTGCGCCCTCGCCGTTTGTTGCGCTTGTACTGCTGAATCTGCTGGGAGTTTCGCCGCGAACGGACCAACTTGGGTTACTTGTTCGCGCTGCCAAAGTTTGGCTTGGTGCATATCCTGATTCCCGGTCGTTCTGGAACGATCATGGTTTCGGCAAACGATGGTGCCAGATTGCAGAGCGGATCTATGCCGTGGACGCCCAGTCTTTCGCGGGCAATGCTGCAGTTCATGCTGATATTGAGAGCATCGTGGCAGAGATGATTAGCCTTGGCGTGCCGGAGGCGAGTCGGCTGGAAGTGTTCCTGAGTGGCGGACAGCGGTAG